In the Aromatoleum bremense genome, one interval contains:
- a CDS encoding ABC transporter ATP-binding protein: MLELDGLAKRFDGQSGRALFSHVSLRLAPGECVAIMGESGVGKSTLLNCIAGLEPVDAGSIRLDGTELVALDDDAFARLRRRSYGFVFQAFHLLPHLTLAQNVALPLWLLDCPAAEAQQRARAMLAQVGLADRADDWPRHLSGGEMQRVAIARALVHRPTLVLADEPTGNLDAERAADVLELLLGSIRSAGAIGILVTHSRAAAARTDRVLRLTATGLAEEAVAA, from the coding sequence ATGCTGGAACTCGACGGCCTGGCGAAACGCTTCGACGGGCAATCCGGACGGGCGCTTTTCTCGCACGTGTCGCTGCGGCTCGCGCCCGGCGAGTGCGTCGCGATCATGGGGGAATCCGGCGTCGGCAAGTCGACGCTCTTGAACTGCATCGCCGGGCTCGAACCGGTCGATGCGGGCAGCATCCGGCTCGACGGCACCGAGCTTGTCGCGCTCGACGACGACGCTTTCGCGCGGCTGCGGCGGCGCAGCTACGGTTTCGTGTTCCAGGCTTTTCACCTGCTGCCGCACCTGACGCTCGCGCAGAATGTCGCGTTGCCGCTGTGGCTGCTCGACTGCCCCGCCGCCGAGGCGCAGCAGCGGGCGAGGGCGATGCTCGCGCAGGTCGGGCTCGCCGACCGCGCCGACGACTGGCCGCGGCACCTGTCGGGCGGCGAGATGCAGCGCGTCGCGATCGCCCGCGCGCTGGTGCATCGGCCGACGCTGGTGCTCGCCGACGAGCCGACCGGCAACCTCGACGCCGAGCGCGCCGCCGACGTCCTCGAACTGCTGCTCGGCAGCATCCGCAGCGCCGGCGCGATCGGCATCCTCGTCACGCATTCCCGCGCCGCGGCCGCGCGCACCGACCGCGTGCTGCGCCTGACCGCGACGGGCCTCGCCGAGGAGGCGGTGGCCGCGTGA
- the hpnC gene encoding squalene synthase HpnC, with product MPVDHYENFPVASLLLPARLREPVEAIYAFARSADDIADEGDAPAIARLARLNDYRLELDAIGRGAPPRDAGLAPMFDRLARNIRAHALPLPLFRDLLDAFGQDVGKTRYANFAELGDYCRRSANPVGRLLLHLYGAATADNLRLSDRICTSLQLINFWQDVAVDWAKRRIYVPQDDLARFGVGEADIDAGRCDERWRALMAFEVQRARATMLEGAPLARRLPGRIGWELRLMVAGGLRILELIEAADYDVFHRRPTLGRSDWPRLAWRALRYEGIG from the coding sequence ATGCCCGTCGATCACTACGAGAACTTTCCTGTCGCGTCGCTGCTGCTTCCGGCCCGTTTGCGCGAGCCGGTGGAAGCCATTTACGCGTTCGCCCGCAGCGCCGACGACATCGCCGACGAAGGCGACGCGCCGGCGATTGCGCGGCTCGCGCGGCTCAACGACTACCGCCTCGAACTCGACGCGATCGGGCGCGGCGCGCCGCCCCGCGATGCCGGGCTCGCGCCGATGTTCGACCGCCTCGCCCGCAACATCCGCGCCCACGCGCTGCCGCTGCCGCTGTTCCGCGACCTCCTCGACGCGTTCGGCCAGGACGTCGGCAAGACGCGCTACGCCAACTTCGCCGAGCTGGGCGATTATTGCCGCCGCTCGGCAAACCCGGTCGGGCGCCTGCTGCTGCATCTCTACGGCGCGGCAACGGCGGACAACCTGCGGCTGTCGGACAGGATCTGCACCAGCCTGCAGCTGATCAACTTCTGGCAGGACGTCGCGGTCGACTGGGCGAAGCGCCGCATCTACGTGCCGCAGGACGACCTCGCGCGCTTCGGCGTCGGCGAGGCGGACATCGACGCCGGCCGCTGTGACGAGCGGTGGCGCGCGCTGATGGCGTTCGAGGTGCAGCGCGCGCGCGCGACGATGCTCGAAGGCGCGCCGCTCGCACGCCGCCTGCCGGGCCGCATCGGCTGGGAGCTGCGCCTGATGGTCGCCGGCGGCCTGCGCATCCTCGAACTGATCGAAGCGGCGGACTACGACGTGTTCCACCGCCGCCCGACGCTCGGCCGCAGCGACTGGCCGCGGCTCGCGTGGCGCGCCCTGCGATATGAAGGAATCGGATAA
- the hpnE gene encoding hydroxysqualene dehydroxylase HpnE has translation MTQPVAIVGAGYAGLACAVELARRHVPVTVFERSHTLGGRARVVAKDGWRVDNGQHILIGAYTELTRLLRLTGGSPKLLEHLPLTLHTPGHLHLQAARLPAPLHLAVGLLRATGLGWADRLAMLRLMRFLKKQRFRVDAQLTVERLLHDTRQPERLSRLVWEPLCVAALNTPVAEASAQVFASVLRDSLAAGASASELLIPRVDLSELFPVPAARYLAVRRGKLRTGTAVEAIRPVAGGSRLEGDPADQRYAHVVVAAAPHHAAALLAPLDGCSRLAAKIDALPSEPITTVYLALGKPLRLAHVMIGLADGPAQWAFDRGRLGGPAGLIACVISAHGAHEALSREALALAVHAQLERQLQRRLPAAEWSQVITEKRATFACRPGLARPGPQTPIAGLWLAGDYLDPDYPATLESAVRSGVDTAARVLQALESPASPLGAKR, from the coding sequence GTGACGCAGCCCGTCGCGATCGTCGGCGCCGGCTACGCGGGCCTCGCGTGCGCGGTCGAGCTCGCGCGGCGGCATGTGCCGGTGACGGTGTTCGAGCGTTCGCACACCTTGGGCGGGCGCGCGCGGGTCGTCGCGAAGGACGGCTGGCGCGTCGATAACGGCCAACACATCCTGATCGGCGCGTACACCGAACTCACGCGCCTGCTGCGCCTGACCGGCGGCTCGCCGAAACTGCTCGAACACCTGCCGCTGACGCTGCACACCCCCGGCCACCTGCACCTGCAGGCGGCCCGGCTGCCGGCACCGCTGCATCTGGCGGTCGGCCTGCTCCGCGCGACCGGGCTGGGCTGGGCGGACCGGCTCGCGATGCTGCGGCTGATGCGCTTCCTCAAAAAACAGCGTTTCCGCGTCGACGCGCAGCTGACGGTTGAGCGGCTGCTGCACGACACGCGCCAGCCGGAGCGGCTGTCGCGCCTGGTGTGGGAGCCGCTGTGCGTCGCAGCACTGAACACGCCGGTCGCCGAGGCGTCGGCGCAGGTCTTCGCGAGCGTCCTGCGCGACAGCCTCGCGGCGGGAGCGTCGGCGAGCGAGCTGCTGATCCCGCGCGTCGACCTGTCGGAACTCTTCCCGGTGCCGGCGGCGCGCTATCTGGCCGTGCGGCGCGGCAAGCTGCGCACCGGCACCGCGGTCGAGGCGATCCGCCCCGTCGCCGGCGGATCCCGCCTCGAAGGCGATCCGGCCGACCAGCGCTACGCGCACGTCGTCGTCGCCGCCGCGCCGCATCACGCCGCGGCGCTGCTCGCCCCGCTCGACGGCTGCAGCCGGCTCGCAGCAAAGATCGACGCGCTGCCGAGCGAACCGATCACGACCGTGTACCTCGCGCTCGGCAAGCCGCTGCGGCTCGCGCACGTGATGATCGGCCTCGCCGACGGCCCCGCGCAGTGGGCTTTCGACCGCGGCCGGCTCGGCGGCCCGGCTGGCCTCATCGCCTGCGTGATCAGCGCGCACGGCGCACACGAGGCGCTGTCGCGCGAAGCGCTCGCACTCGCGGTGCATGCGCAGCTCGAACGCCAGTTGCAACGCCGCCTGCCCGCGGCCGAATGGTCGCAGGTCATCACCGAGAAACGCGCGACCTTCGCGTGCCGCCCGGGCCTCGCCCGCCCCGGCCCGCAGACGCCGATCGCCGGGCTGTGGCTCGCCGGCGACTATCTCGACCCGGACTATCCGGCTACGCTCGAATCGGCGGTGCGCTCGGGCGTCGACACGGCCGCGCGCGTACTGCAGGCGCTGGAGTCGCCGGCATCGCCACTAGGCGCGAAGCGCTAG
- a CDS encoding tyrosine-protein phosphatase, whose translation MIDLHCHMLPGIDDGATDLATALDMARMAAADGITTVACTPHIYPGMFDNDSAGIAAAIHALQQEIDAAGIPLRLTCGADAHVAPELLSRLKAGSVPRLGDSRYFLLEPPHHVAPPRFEEFVFNLLASGYVPVVTHPERLTWIESHYPMFGELVRSGAWMQVTSGSLTGRFGKEAKYWGERMLDEGLVHILATDAHSARRRPPLLAEGRAAAERRLGADEACNLVEVRPAGILRDLSPEELPPLPQTRRSSASMRPGFFNRLFRRH comes from the coding sequence ATGATCGACCTGCACTGCCACATGCTTCCGGGCATCGACGACGGGGCAACCGATCTTGCGACTGCGCTCGACATGGCGCGCATGGCCGCGGCCGACGGCATCACCACCGTGGCGTGCACGCCGCACATCTATCCGGGCATGTTCGACAACGACAGCGCCGGCATCGCCGCGGCGATCCACGCCCTGCAGCAGGAAATCGACGCCGCCGGAATCCCCCTCCGGCTGACCTGCGGGGCCGACGCGCACGTCGCGCCGGAGCTGCTGTCGCGGCTCAAGGCGGGCAGCGTGCCGCGGCTGGGCGACAGCCGTTATTTTCTCCTCGAGCCGCCGCATCACGTCGCGCCGCCGCGCTTCGAGGAATTCGTCTTCAATCTCCTCGCGTCCGGTTACGTCCCCGTCGTGACCCACCCGGAGCGGCTGACCTGGATCGAAAGCCACTACCCGATGTTCGGCGAACTCGTCCGCTCGGGGGCGTGGATGCAGGTGACCTCCGGCAGCCTCACCGGGCGCTTCGGCAAGGAGGCGAAATACTGGGGCGAGCGCATGCTCGACGAGGGCCTCGTGCATATTCTCGCGACCGACGCCCACAGCGCGCGCCGACGGCCCCCGCTGCTCGCCGAAGGGCGGGCCGCCGCCGAACGCCGGCTCGGCGCCGACGAGGCATGCAATTTGGTCGAGGTCCGGCCCGCGGGTATACTCCGCGACCTTTCGCCCGAGGAACTGCCGCCGTTGCCGCAAACCCGCCGTTCTTCGGCGAGCATGCGACCCGGCTTCTTCAACCGGCTGTTTCGACGGCATTAG
- a CDS encoding polysaccharide biosynthesis/export family protein: MRVYLAGVMLSCAMISSSPVHAQATSTPAPVASVLPSAGTALDDPGPLFDDYYIGPYDLLEITVFQVEDLSRTVRVNARGLIGLPLIGQVQAAGLSARVVEEEIARRLTECCLQDPQVTIFIKEFVSQRVTVEGEVTKPGIFPLSGRTSLLQAIALAAGVSEIADINQVSIFRTLADGNKEQLVFDLEAVRSGKVDDPLIQGNDVVVVGSSTTRSMVKSVTGTLRGFIGFGTVR, translated from the coding sequence ATGCGTGTTTACCTTGCAGGCGTGATGTTGTCCTGCGCAATGATTTCGTCGTCCCCCGTTCATGCCCAGGCGACGTCCACGCCGGCGCCCGTGGCGTCGGTCCTCCCGTCGGCGGGCACCGCGCTCGACGATCCCGGTCCCCTGTTCGACGACTACTACATCGGGCCGTATGACCTGCTCGAAATCACCGTCTTCCAGGTAGAGGACCTGTCGCGCACGGTGCGCGTCAATGCGCGCGGCCTCATCGGGCTGCCGCTGATCGGCCAGGTCCAGGCTGCGGGGCTGAGCGCCCGCGTCGTCGAGGAGGAGATCGCGCGGCGCCTCACCGAGTGCTGCCTGCAGGACCCGCAGGTCACGATCTTCATCAAGGAGTTCGTCAGCCAGCGCGTGACCGTCGAAGGCGAGGTGACCAAGCCGGGCATCTTCCCGCTGTCCGGGCGCACGTCGCTGCTGCAGGCCATCGCGCTCGCCGCCGGCGTCAGCGAGATCGCCGATATCAACCAGGTCAGCATCTTTCGCACGCTCGCCGACGGCAACAAGGAGCAGCTGGTGTTCGACCTCGAAGCCGTGCGCTCCGGCAAGGTCGATGACCCGCTCATCCAGGGCAACGACGTCGTCGTCGTCGGCAGCTCGACGACCCGTTCGATGGTCAAAAGCGTGACCGGCACCCTGCGCGGCTTCATCGGCTTCGGCACCGTCCGCTAG
- a CDS encoding ABC transporter ATP-binding protein has translation MDRNSIKFSVPVIEVAGLSKSVPLGDGAGTLRILQDVSFSVGAGESVAIVGASGSGKSTLLGLLAGLDVPSAGTVRIQGTDIFSLDEDARAALRGESVGFVFQSFQLLPALTALENVMLPLELAGADDAGAIARQWLGRVGLAARVRHYPKHLSGGEQQRVALARAFAPSPRLLLADEPTGNLDAATGEAIIELIFSLNREAGTTLILVTHDESLARRCGRILRMHNGALSEPAIALGAAT, from the coding sequence GCATAAAGTTCTCCGTTCCGGTGATCGAGGTCGCCGGCCTGTCGAAAAGCGTGCCGCTCGGCGACGGCGCGGGGACGCTGCGCATTCTGCAGGATGTTTCGTTCAGCGTGGGCGCCGGCGAGTCGGTCGCGATCGTCGGCGCGTCCGGCTCCGGGAAATCCACGCTGCTCGGATTGCTCGCCGGGCTCGATGTTCCCAGCGCCGGCACCGTGCGTATCCAGGGCACCGACATCTTCTCGCTCGACGAGGATGCGCGCGCGGCGTTGCGCGGCGAATCGGTCGGCTTCGTGTTCCAGTCGTTCCAGCTGCTGCCGGCGCTGACCGCGCTCGAAAACGTCATGTTGCCGCTCGAGCTCGCCGGCGCCGACGATGCCGGCGCCATTGCGCGCCAGTGGCTCGGGCGGGTCGGGCTGGCCGCGCGCGTGCGCCATTACCCCAAGCATCTTTCCGGCGGCGAGCAGCAGCGCGTCGCGCTCGCCCGCGCGTTCGCGCCGAGCCCGCGGCTGCTGCTCGCCGACGAGCCGACCGGCAACCTCGACGCCGCGACCGGCGAGGCGATCATCGAGCTGATTTTTTCGCTGAACCGCGAAGCGGGTACGACGCTGATCCTCGTGACCCATGACGAATCGCTGGCGCGTCGCTGCGGGCGGATATTGCGGATGCACAACGGCGCGCTGAGCGAGCCCGCGATCGCGCTCGGGGCGGCAACCTAG
- the hpnD gene encoding presqualene diphosphate synthase HpnD, translating into MTPHEYCQDRAAKSGSSFYYSFLFLPPERRQAIMALYAFCREVDDVVDECNDMQIAQNTLDWWRQEIARVYAGDPSHPVGLALKDVLARFNLPREQMFEVIDGMEMDLRQTRYLDFKGLQLYCYRAASVVGLLAAEIFGYQDRQTLKYAHDLGIALQLTNIIRDVGEDARRGRIYLPIEDLQRFKVPASQILEGHGGDNFRALMQFQAERARKFYDQAFQHLPAVDRKAQRPGLVMAAIYRTLLDEIARDGFQVLDRRTSLTPVRKIWIAGSTWVRA; encoded by the coding sequence ATGACCCCTCACGAGTACTGCCAGGACCGGGCCGCAAAAAGTGGTTCCAGCTTCTATTACAGCTTCCTGTTCCTGCCGCCCGAGCGGCGGCAGGCGATCATGGCGCTGTATGCGTTTTGCCGCGAGGTCGACGACGTCGTCGACGAATGCAACGACATGCAGATCGCACAGAACACGCTCGACTGGTGGCGCCAGGAGATCGCGCGGGTGTATGCCGGCGACCCGAGCCATCCGGTCGGCCTCGCGCTGAAGGACGTGCTTGCCCGCTTCAATCTGCCGCGCGAGCAGATGTTCGAGGTCATCGACGGCATGGAGATGGACCTGCGGCAGACGCGCTACCTCGATTTCAAGGGTCTGCAGCTGTACTGCTACCGCGCGGCGAGCGTCGTCGGCCTGCTCGCGGCCGAGATCTTCGGCTACCAGGACCGCCAGACGCTGAAGTACGCGCACGACCTGGGCATCGCGCTGCAGCTCACGAACATCATCCGCGACGTCGGCGAGGACGCGCGGCGCGGGCGGATCTATCTGCCGATCGAGGACCTGCAGCGCTTCAAGGTGCCGGCGAGCCAGATCCTCGAAGGACACGGCGGCGACAACTTCCGCGCGCTGATGCAATTCCAGGCCGAACGGGCGCGCAAGTTCTACGACCAGGCGTTCCAGCACCTGCCCGCGGTCGATCGCAAGGCCCAGCGGCCCGGCCTGGTGATGGCGGCGATCTATCGCACGTTGCTCGACGAGATCGCGCGCGACGGCTTCCAGGTGCTCGACCGGCGCACGTCGCTGACGCCGGTGAGGAAGATCTGGATCGCCGGCTCGACGTGGGTCAGGGCGTGA
- a CDS encoding lipocalin-like domain-containing protein, which translates to MRAYVAAALLWLASGLSAAPPAQSGSGSNNESDPPGYPPVVAGRPLQFPADHGAHPDYRTEWWYVTGWVTDEDGVERGFQVTFFRVRTRIGEDNPSRFAPRQLILAHAAVADPAEGRLLHAERGERALDPLAGAATGHTRAWVGEWALEWSQDHYRASVDADSFAYDLRFDPAGPPLPNGQDGFSQKAPDPRHASYYYSRPQLGVSGSLRVRGKTHRVAGHAWLDHEWSSAYLPEKARGWDWIGINLSDGGALMAFRMRTAAGEAMWTAGTLRRGNGAPRALAPGQVAFIPGRRWRSPRTGTEYPVEWQLDIDGRRLQLQPLMDDQELDSRRTTGTVYWEGAVRLLEDGREIGRGYLEMTGYGERLRM; encoded by the coding sequence ATGCGCGCCTATGTTGCCGCGGCGCTGCTGTGGCTCGCGTCGGGCCTGTCGGCCGCGCCGCCGGCGCAGAGCGGGAGCGGGAGCAATAACGAGAGCGATCCGCCCGGCTATCCGCCGGTCGTCGCCGGCCGCCCGCTGCAGTTTCCCGCCGACCACGGCGCGCACCCCGATTACCGCACCGAGTGGTGGTACGTGACTGGCTGGGTCACGGACGAGGACGGCGTCGAGCGCGGCTTCCAGGTCACGTTCTTTCGCGTGCGCACGCGCATCGGCGAGGACAACCCGAGCCGCTTCGCGCCGCGCCAGCTGATCCTCGCGCACGCCGCGGTCGCCGATCCCGCCGAAGGCCGGCTGCTGCACGCCGAACGCGGCGAGCGCGCGCTCGACCCGCTCGCCGGCGCCGCCACCGGGCACACCCGCGCGTGGGTCGGCGAGTGGGCGCTCGAATGGTCGCAGGACCATTACCGCGCCTCGGTCGACGCCGACAGCTTCGCCTACGACCTGCGCTTCGACCCCGCCGGCCCGCCGCTGCCCAACGGCCAGGACGGTTTCAGCCAGAAGGCGCCCGACCCGCGGCACGCGAGCTATTACTACAGCCGTCCGCAGCTCGGCGTGAGCGGCAGCCTGCGCGTGCGGGGCAAGACGCACCGCGTCGCCGGCCACGCGTGGCTGGACCACGAATGGTCGAGCGCCTACCTGCCGGAAAAGGCGCGCGGCTGGGACTGGATCGGCATCAACCTCTCCGACGGCGGTGCGCTGATGGCGTTTCGCATGCGCACCGCCGCAGGCGAAGCGATGTGGACCGCCGGCACGCTGCGCCGCGGCAACGGCGCCCCGCGTGCGCTCGCCCCCGGGCAGGTCGCGTTCATCCCCGGGCGGCGCTGGCGCTCGCCGCGCACCGGCACCGAATACCCGGTCGAATGGCAGCTCGACATCGACGGCCGCCGCCTGCAGCTGCAGCCGCTGATGGACGACCAGGAACTCGACAGCCGCCGCACCACCGGCACCGTTTACTGGGAAGGCGCGGTGCGCCTTCTCGAAGACGGCCGCGAAATCGGCCGCGGCTACCTGGAGATGACGGGCTATGGCGAGCGCCTGAGAATGTAG
- a CDS encoding ABC transporter permease: MSAGLRHVFLASLARRRLATALSLLAIALGVALGLAVQLIHGAALDEFGRGMRLVAGEADLQVMGPRTGFDDAVYVLLAQRPEVADASPILEVEASLPQRDDSLRVFGVDALRVRRVQPALTPVPDAEAAGEFDIFAADAVFLSPAAQAAPALTLGAGGTLAVLAGPREEHLRILGSVPGAGRGQRLAVMDIAAAQRLFDQVGRVTRIDLRLAQGVDRAAAIDRLRPLLPAGVELLAPEAAASQVAGLSRAYRVNLTMLAAIALLTGGFLVFSTQLLSVVRRRQELAFLRALGLDRRTLLRGLLAEGAVLGFGGGLVGVALGYALSGLAFSIVGADLGAGYFEGVEPGLRFEPLATAAYLLLGVAAGVAGAWLPAREACRVAPARALRAGDDVEVFRARPRGPAALASLGLALLLCLLPPLGGVPVFGYAAIALILAGSVLVLPAVVRLAMRALDGGRFVLLRLAHARLAAAPGQVVVAGAGVVASVALAAAMAIMVSSFRTSVDDWLSDVLPADLYLRASSSGASAFLTPEVIAQVAATPGVSSVQPVRFDTLRLDEAQFPVTLIARPVAEGAPVPLVEGDAASVRGADGLPPAWVTEAMADLFRLAVGDTLSLPLGGAPHRFRVAGVWRDYARQHGAVLVELADYRALTNDFRSNNVAIRVAPGVQAEAVAAALQAQFDGRNFELAAPGEIRATTLAVFDRTFLVTYLMEAVAILIGLFGVSTSFAALATARRKEFGMLRHLGLTRRDIGRLLALEGALGAAVGVAVGMAAGGAVALVLVEVVNRQSFHWSMDIRLPLAALAAFAVALVLLAAVAARLSGYQAMRQSAVLAVREDW; this comes from the coding sequence ATGAGCGCCGGGCTGCGCCACGTGTTCCTCGCGAGCCTCGCGCGGCGGCGGCTCGCGACCGCGCTGTCGCTGCTCGCGATCGCGCTCGGCGTCGCGCTCGGCCTTGCGGTGCAGCTGATCCACGGTGCGGCGCTCGACGAATTCGGCCGCGGCATGCGTCTCGTCGCTGGCGAAGCGGACCTGCAGGTGATGGGCCCGCGCACAGGATTCGACGACGCGGTCTACGTCCTGCTCGCGCAGCGCCCCGAAGTGGCCGACGCCAGCCCGATCCTCGAAGTGGAGGCGTCGTTGCCGCAGCGCGACGACTCCTTGCGCGTGTTCGGCGTCGACGCGCTGCGCGTGCGGCGCGTCCAGCCCGCGCTGACGCCGGTGCCCGATGCGGAGGCTGCTGGCGAATTCGACATCTTCGCCGCGGACGCGGTGTTCCTCAGCCCCGCCGCGCAGGCCGCGCCCGCCCTCACACTGGGCGCGGGCGGCACGCTCGCGGTGCTCGCCGGTCCGCGCGAGGAACACCTGCGCATCCTCGGCAGCGTCCCCGGCGCCGGCCGCGGCCAGCGCCTCGCGGTCATGGACATCGCCGCCGCGCAGCGGCTGTTCGACCAGGTCGGGCGCGTCACGCGCATCGACCTGCGCCTCGCGCAAGGCGTCGACCGCGCCGCGGCGATCGACCGGCTGCGTCCGCTGCTGCCGGCCGGCGTCGAACTGCTCGCCCCCGAAGCCGCCGCGTCGCAGGTCGCCGGGCTGTCGCGCGCGTACCGCGTGAACCTCACGATGCTCGCCGCGATCGCGCTGCTGACGGGCGGCTTCCTCGTGTTCTCGACGCAGCTGCTGTCGGTCGTGCGCCGGCGCCAGGAGCTCGCGTTCCTGCGCGCGCTCGGCCTCGACCGCCGCACGCTGCTGCGCGGCCTGCTCGCCGAAGGCGCAGTGCTCGGATTCGGCGGCGGGCTGGTCGGCGTCGCGCTCGGCTACGCGCTGAGCGGGCTCGCGTTCTCGATCGTTGGCGCGGACCTCGGCGCCGGCTATTTCGAGGGCGTCGAACCCGGCCTGCGCTTCGAACCGCTCGCTACCGCAGCCTATCTCCTGCTCGGCGTCGCGGCCGGCGTCGCGGGAGCGTGGCTGCCGGCGCGCGAAGCGTGCCGCGTCGCGCCGGCGCGGGCATTGCGCGCCGGCGACGACGTCGAAGTGTTCCGGGCGCGCCCGCGCGGGCCGGCTGCACTCGCGTCGCTGGGGCTCGCGCTGCTGCTGTGCCTGCTGCCGCCGCTCGGCGGCGTCCCGGTGTTCGGCTACGCGGCGATCGCGCTGATCCTCGCCGGCTCGGTGCTGGTCCTGCCGGCCGTCGTGCGGCTCGCGATGCGCGCCCTCGACGGGGGGCGTTTCGTCCTGCTGCGCCTCGCGCACGCCCGGCTCGCCGCCGCGCCCGGACAGGTCGTGGTCGCCGGGGCCGGCGTCGTCGCCAGCGTCGCGCTCGCCGCCGCGATGGCGATCATGGTGAGTTCGTTCCGCACCTCGGTCGACGACTGGCTGTCCGACGTGCTGCCCGCGGATCTCTATCTGCGCGCGTCCTCGTCGGGCGCGAGCGCGTTCCTGACGCCCGAGGTCATCGCCCAGGTCGCCGCGACGCCCGGCGTCTCGTCGGTGCAGCCGGTGCGTTTCGACACGCTGCGTCTCGACGAGGCGCAGTTTCCGGTGACGCTGATCGCCCGCCCCGTCGCCGAGGGCGCCCCGGTGCCGCTCGTCGAAGGCGACGCCGCCAGCGTGCGCGGAGCCGATGGCCTGCCGCCCGCGTGGGTGACCGAAGCGATGGCCGATCTTTTCCGCCTCGCCGTCGGCGACACGCTGTCGCTGCCGCTCGGCGGCGCGCCGCATCGCTTCCGCGTCGCCGGCGTGTGGCGCGATTACGCGCGCCAGCACGGCGCCGTGCTCGTCGAGCTCGCCGACTACCGGGCGCTGACCAACGACTTCCGCTCGAACAACGTCGCGATCCGCGTCGCTCCCGGTGTGCAGGCGGAAGCGGTCGCCGCGGCGCTGCAGGCGCAGTTCGACGGACGGAACTTCGAGCTCGCCGCGCCGGGCGAGATCCGGGCGACGACGCTGGCGGTTTTCGACCGCACGTTCCTCGTCACCTACCTGATGGAAGCCGTCGCGATCCTGATCGGCCTGTTCGGCGTCAGCACCAGCTTTGCCGCGCTCGCCACCGCGCGGCGCAAGGAGTTCGGCATGCTGCGCCACTTGGGTCTGACGCGGCGCGACATCGGCCGGCTGCTCGCGCTCGAAGGGGCGCTCGGCGCGGCGGTCGGCGTCGCGGTCGGCATGGCGGCGGGCGGCGCGGTCGCGCTGGTGCTGGTCGAAGTCGTCAATCGCCAGAGCTTTCACTGGAGCATGGATATCCGGCTGCCGCTGGCGGCGCTCGCCGCGTTCGCCGTCGCGCTGGTGCTGCTCGCCGCCGTCGCCGCGCGCTTGTCGGGCTATCAGGCGATGCGCCAGTCGGCGGTGCTCGCAGTACGGGAGGATTGGTGA